taatatatgtatatgtagttcGCTCATAAAAGGTACACACCAAAGACAACTGTTGTTTATTGTTacagtaattatttttattattattctttcgtttttaattataataattttattaaatttaaaaccttaTGCTCCACTTAAACTTATACCATCGGTTGAGTTTTCTCCTTGCGATGAATTATCCGGTGGGATCAAAACCGCAGGAATGTTCAAtgtctaaacaaaataataaggtTTAGGACAAAAACGAAGACaacagaaatataaaataccTTTCCAGGACAAGCTGCTTCATATTGATGTTTTAAACTCTCCAGTTCATAGACACAAGTTGCCAAAGCAGTTCTCAGCTCACACAAGAGCACCATATCAGATCGTAGCTCATTAAAACTATTACAAATATCTTCAGTTGGTGGAGGTGAAGGATCttcaagaaaaagttaaaaaaaaaaaacatttaaacactGTTTATTACTTAAATGCAATTAGAAATCTTACCAACTTTAAACTCTTGAATAGCAGTTTCTAAAGCTTTTACTTTTCTTTGTCCAATGTTAGCTGGAAGTTTCATCTTCTGTGAACGAAGTGAAACTCCAGAACCGCGCAGATCGGCAAATTTAATTCCACTTCCACCAATTTCAATTGCCTAAAATAGGAGAAACAGACTTAgttcaaaattgtatacaaaagcTATTTCAAGCCATACATTAACAACTGAATCCACCTTCGACGGCCTGGGttgatgatgaatttttttcttgtagagTTTTTTCTCGTGTTTTTTGGTCGCTTTGTCTGCCAATGCTGTTTCACTTTGCTACACAAatcaagtaaaaaaataaattttcaaacaagatgcatgtttttgtttctttaagagATCCAAACCTGATCAGCTTGTGAAATAAGCTTTTGAAGATCTTGTGTCTTGCGCTCTCGTTCCTTCTTTCTAGCTTCGATTTTCTTAAGTTCATTCAAAAGCATTTGTTCTTCTTCAACCTGCTTGGTAGTtcgttcaaataattttttaagttgttcTTTCCTCTTGCGCTCGTGCTCGGCATCAAAAACATACGCTTTCTTGTCGCTATTTGTTCCCTTGGCCTAAGaatcaaattggaaatttagaattttctcTCTGAACCAATAATCAACTGTACCTTAGTAAGCAATCCAACAACTTCATAGTATCGCTCTTTTAGATCCTCAACTGTCTTCATTCCAAAACTCACATGATCCCAACGATCAGCCATGATGATAAAACGCAGATCAAATCTCTTAGCCAACTCAAACAAGTGATCAGTTTGAGCTTTTGTCCACTTATTTGGCTGTGACCGCAAATGGGTGTTATACTCGCTGACTGTATAAACTGGTATTTGAAGTTGTTTGTTAAACTTTGCGAAGGGATACTCTCGAGCATCATCAGATTGGCGCTTCCAGTGGTGGAAAACTGCTCCGTCGGTTCTGGCCGGGTTGCTAAACGGTGCCCATTCCCATTTGCGAACTTGTCGCATGCCCAATCGAGCTTTAGCTTGTTTATAACCAGAACCTATTCCAAGAGCTATggaaaatagttatttttttaggatcttgaaaaatcaattaaaaaacaattatttttaccaGTATCCGTGGGCAACAAAGGTGGTGCATCTTTGTTATCATTGTACAACAAAGCAAACACTTCTCGGTGCATCCCTTCAGGACGTTTACTTGTTTTAACTCTGCAAAGGTTGGTAATTTtagtaatttgtttaatttttgttaaaatatgttgttaatttgtttttacttttcaaagttCCTCTTTTTGGTAGCGAGGAATGAATCCCGAGTCACCTCGGGCGTATTCGCACGCTCCATGTCCAGAATATCACGAACATCGGTAGACATTGTTATTCAAATgcttttaaccaattttattttgtttaaattgtattttgcagtttttaattcataaataaataagaatacaaatatttcttctCTGTATAAAATCAAGACGCCACTTTTTATGTCACACTGAAAACTGACACTACTGACAGTTAAATGACAAATGGAGTTCAAGTTTTTAGTGAtgccaaatatttttgaataatattctGAAGTTACTAATTCAAGAATCAGAAAATTATGATGTTTTCTAATTTGGAAAACTTTGCATTAGGCCTTAAAATAATTgtgaataagtttaaaaaagtattcaattgttatttgtcaaaaattgtcattttaccTCTTCTCTGGAATCGCAAATTTGTGTTTGCACAGTTTTGTATTAACAGATCAAATTCAATCTTGGAGATTTGAATTTAATCGAACGAGTGTGTacttcaaaatttgatttaagaaatAGATCAGGGCGTCTTTCCATTACCGCatcacgaatttccttctgatttgcTTTTTTACAGTAGGGgcctcaatagaacatgttta
This window of the Eupeodes corollae chromosome 3, idEupCoro1.1, whole genome shotgun sequence genome carries:
- the LOC129950049 gene encoding DNA methyltransferase 1-associated protein 1; this encodes MSTDVRDILDMERANTPEVTRDSFLATKKRNFEKVKTSKRPEGMHREVFALLYNDNKDAPPLLPTDTALGIGSGYKQAKARLGMRQVRKWEWAPFSNPARTDGAVFHHWKRQSDDAREYPFAKFNKQLQIPVYTVSEYNTHLRSQPNKWTKAQTDHLFELAKRFDLRFIIMADRWDHVSFGMKTVEDLKERYYEVVGLLTKAKGTNSDKKAYVFDAEHERKRKEQLKKLFERTTKQVEEEQMLLNELKKIEARKKERERKTQDLQKLISQADQQSETALADKATKKHEKKLYKKKIHHQPRPSKVDSVVNAIEIGGSGIKFADLRGSGVSLRSQKMKLPANIGQRKVKALETAIQEFKVDPSPPPTEDICNSFNELRSDMVLLCELRTALATCVYELESLKHQYEAACPGKTLNIPAVLIPPDNSSQGENSTDGISLSGA